One genomic segment of Manis javanica isolate MJ-LG chromosome 7, MJ_LKY, whole genome shotgun sequence includes these proteins:
- the KCNK18 gene encoding potassium channel subfamily K member 18, producing the protein MEAAGPPQAGRCYREALEKLFPRLCFLCSLVAYALMGAMLFSAVEGGQELGAEDPEFEEFLGELCGILKCNRTVGEGRKRDLGLALRKVKPQWFRPDWSFLSSLFFCCTVISTVGYGHIYPVTRLGKYLCMLYALFGIPLMFLVLTDTGDILATILSMCYNRFRKLLFLPCPLPSRCSRLPCRRRPDATRVNEAVPRIVINAQELPDPKPGRSPAPSSNTELFETLLAQKKLLAQKKQNKLQPPPVAMERSSSCPELGSRTLSYSIISNLDEVGRQVERLDVPLPIIALFVFAYISCAAAVLPIWERQLDFEDAFYFCFVTLTTIGFGDTVLEHPHFFLFFSIYIIIGIEIVYIAFKLVQNRLIHIYKNLMLFFAKGRF; encoded by the exons ATGGAGGCTGCCGGGCCGCCCCAGGCCGGCAGGTGCTACAGGGAAGCCCTGGAGAAGCTCTTCCCTCGCCTCTGCTTCCTCTGCTCCCTGGTGGCCTATGCGCTGATGGGCGCCATGCTCTTCTCAGCCGTCGAGGGcggccaggagctgggggccgAGGACCCGGAGTTTGAGGAGTTCTTGGGGGAGCTCTGCGGCATCCTGAAATGCAACCGAACAG TTGGGGAAGGCAGGAAACGGGATCTCGGGCTGGCCCTGCGGAAGGTGAAGCCCCAGTGGTTTCGCCCAGACTGGTCCTTCCTGAGCTCACTCTTTTTCTGCTGCACAGTGATCAGCACGGTGG GTTACGGCCATATCTACCCTGTCACCAGGCTTGGCAAATACTTGTGTATGCTCTATGCTCTCTTTGGCATCCCGCTGATGTTCCTGGTCCTCACAGACACGGGCGACATCCTGGCCACCATCTTATCCATGTGTTACAATCGGTTCAGAAAACTCCTGTTCCTGCCCTGTCCCCTTCCCAGTCGGTGCTCCCGACTGCCCTGCAGGAGAAGGCCTGACGCCACACGGGTGAATGAAGCCGTCCCAAGGATCGTCATCAATGCCCAGGAGCTCCCGGACCCCAAACCTGGCAGGAGTCCAGCCCCAAGCAGCAACACAGAGCTGTTTGAGACACTTCTTGCACAAAAGAAACTTCTTgcacaaaagaaacagaataaactgCAACCACCCCCGGTTGCCATGGAGAGGAGTAGCTCATGTCCTGAGCTGGGGTCCAGGACACTCTCGTACTCCATCATCAGCAACCTGGATGAGGTGGGGCGGCAGGTGGAGAGGCTGGACGTCCCCCTGCCCATCATCGCCCTGTTCGTCTTTGCCTACATTTCCTGTGCAGCCGCCGTCCTCCCCATCTGGGAGAGGCAGCTGGACTTCgaggatgctttttatttctgctttgtcaCCCTGACCACCATAGGCTTTGGGGATACCGTTTTAGAACACCCTCACTTCTTCTTGTTCTTCTCCATTTATATCATCATCGGCATAGAGATCGTGTACATTGCTTTCAAGCTGGTGCAAAACAGGCTGATTCACATCTATAAAAATCTTATGCTGTTCTTTGCAAAAGGGAGGTTTTAG